Proteins encoded together in one Planctomycetaceae bacterium window:
- a CDS encoding class I SAM-dependent methyltransferase, with protein MFKREKKTFEFAPNLLQNIMSDSANPLKRIVEIIPDGSTVLDIGAGSGILGMLLKMHRKNIIIDGIEPDEYAASLAQSSYRFFYNGFAEQFIDKIKNQSYDYIIMADVVEHLNDPFTFINKLREGTEPKTKFIFSIPNVAFGSVRISLLNGEFNYVDSGLLERTHLRFFTLKTIESLVKKLDMHIELLNFLQRDFYTTEIPIQNNISNLPALMKIYKDRLASTYQFLLVLTKSKVNTKKEYYGRPAFNPILSYVKLPQMLSKLKKMAKWSLSK; from the coding sequence ATGTTTAAAAGAGAAAAAAAAACTTTTGAATTCGCTCCAAACCTGTTGCAAAATATTATGAGCGATTCTGCTAATCCACTGAAAAGAATAGTTGAAATAATTCCTGACGGCTCAACCGTTTTGGATATTGGCGCAGGCTCCGGCATACTTGGGATGCTTCTCAAAATGCATCGTAAAAACATTATTATTGATGGAATCGAGCCGGATGAATATGCTGCATCTTTAGCACAATCCTCGTATCGTTTTTTTTATAATGGTTTCGCTGAACAGTTTATTGATAAAATTAAAAACCAAAGTTATGATTACATCATAATGGCTGATGTTGTCGAACACTTAAATGATCCTTTCACTTTTATCAATAAGTTACGGGAAGGAACAGAGCCAAAAACAAAATTTATTTTTTCCATTCCCAACGTTGCATTTGGTTCTGTTCGAATCTCTTTGCTAAATGGTGAATTCAACTATGTAGATTCCGGTCTGCTTGAAAGAACTCATCTTCGCTTTTTTACATTAAAAACGATAGAAAGCCTGGTTAAAAAACTGGATATGCATATCGAATTGCTGAATTTTCTTCAAAGAGATTTTTATACAACTGAAATTCCAATCCAAAATAATATCTCAAATTTACCAGCCTTGATGAAAATATATAAGGACCGCCTGGCATCTACATATCAGTTTCTTTTGGTTTTGACCAAATCAAAAGTCAACACCAAAAAAGAATATTATGGGCGCCCAGCCTTTAATCCGATTCTGTCTTATGTTAAATTGCCGCAAATGTTATCAAAATTAAAAAAAATGGCAAAATGGAGCCTAAGTAAATAA
- a CDS encoding TylF/MycF family methyltransferase, with translation MNNIEKIYLNLLKQCLTYYIWGETIQPIEITEFNRFKKLLMTIFLKVFGNNVKLVKSFSFDPEKRREGLDWPPLAHTMVGLKRLDNLQFCIEDVIKNNVPGDLIETGVWRGGASILMRGVLKAYNISDRNVWLADSFEGLPVPNPEKYPNDRDDNHHKISFLAVSMEEVKSNFEKYDLLDSQVKFLKGWFKDTLPNAPIEKLAVIRLDGDMYESTINSLENLYPKLSKGGYLIVDDYALENCRKAVQDFRSAHQINDEIIKIDSIGVYWQRK, from the coding sequence ATGAATAATATTGAGAAGATTTACCTTAACTTACTAAAACAATGTCTGACATATTACATATGGGGTGAAACAATTCAGCCCATTGAAATTACAGAATTCAACAGATTTAAAAAGCTTCTGATGACCATTTTTCTGAAAGTATTTGGAAATAATGTTAAGCTTGTTAAATCTTTCAGTTTCGATCCTGAAAAAAGACGAGAAGGACTCGACTGGCCGCCATTAGCTCATACAATGGTAGGTCTCAAGCGACTGGATAATCTTCAGTTCTGTATTGAGGATGTTATCAAGAACAATGTGCCAGGCGACCTGATTGAAACGGGTGTTTGGCGAGGCGGCGCTTCTATTCTGATGCGCGGCGTATTAAAAGCATATAACATTTCAGACCGAAATGTCTGGCTGGCAGATTCCTTTGAAGGACTGCCTGTCCCTAATCCTGAAAAGTATCCTAACGACAGAGATGATAATCATCACAAAATAAGCTTTCTTGCAGTTTCGATGGAAGAAGTAAAATCAAATTTTGAAAAGTATGATTTGCTTGACAGCCAAGTTAAATTTCTTAAAGGCTGGTTCAAGGATACCTTACCAAATGCTCCTATTGAAAAACTTGCGGTTATAAGGCTGGATGGGGACATGTATGAATCTACAATCAACAGCCTGGAAAATCTGTATCCCAAGCTTTCAAAAGGAGGTTATCTTATAGTTGATGACTATGCACTTGAGAATTGCAGAAAAGCTGTTCAGGATTTTCGTTCAGCTCACCAAATTAATGATGAAATAATTAAAATAGATTCAATTGG